In the genome of Triticum urartu cultivar G1812 chromosome 5, Tu2.1, whole genome shotgun sequence, one region contains:
- the LOC125510858 gene encoding syntaxin-121-like yields MNNLFSSSWKRAGAGGDGGDLESGGVEMTAPPGAAAGASLDRFFEDVESIKDDLRELERIQRSLHDANESGKSLHDASAVRALRSRMDADVAAAIKKAKVVKLRLESLDRANAANRSVAGCGPGSSTDRTRTSVVAGLRKKLRDAMEAFSSLRSRITSEYRDTVARRYFTVTGAQPDEATLDTLAETGEGERFLQRAIAEQQGRGEVLGVVAEIQERHGAVADLERSLLELQQVFNDMAVLVAAQGEQLDDIEGHVGRARSFVDRGREQLQVARKHQKSSRKWTCIGIGILLVIILIIVIPIVLTNTNKSSNNNNQQ; encoded by the coding sequence ATGAACAACCTCTTCTCCAGCTCGTGGAAGCGCGCGGGCGCGGGGGGCGACGGCGGGGACCTGGAGTCGGGCGGCGTGGAGATGACGGCGCCGCCGGGCGCCGCGGCGGGGGCGAGCCTGGACCGCTTCTTCGAGGACGTGGAGTCCATCAAGGACGACCTGCGGGAGCTGGAGCGGATCCAGCGCTCCCTCCACGACGCCAACGAGTCGGGCAAGTCGCTCCACGACGCCTCCGCCGTGCGCGCGCTCCGCTCCCGCATGGACGCCGACGTCGCCGCCGCCATCAAGAAGGCCAAGGTCGTCAAGCTGCGCCTCGAGTCGCTCGACCGGGCCAACGCCGCCAACCGCTCCGTGGCCGGGTGCGGGCCGGGCTCCTCCACGGACCGCACCCGCACCTCCGTCGTGGCCGGCCTGCGCAAGAAGCTGCGGGACGCCATGGAGGCCTTCTCCTCCCTCCGCTCCCGCATCACCTCCGAGTACCGGGACACCGTCGCGCGGCGCTACTTCACGGTGACGGGGGCCCAGCCCGACGAGGCGACGCTGGACACGCTGGCGGAGACGGGCGAGGGGGAGCGGTTCCTGCAGCGGGCCATCGCGGAGCAGCAGGGCCGCGGGGAGGTGCTGGGCGTGGTGGCGGAGATCCAGGAGCGGCACGGCGCCGTGGCGGACCTGGAGAGGTCGCTGCTGGAGCTGCAGCAGGTGTTCAACGACATGGCCGTGCTGGTGGCGGCGCAGGGGGAGCAGCTGGACGACATCGAGGGCCACGTCGGGCGGGCAAGGTCGTTCGTGGACCGGGGGCGCGAGCAGCTGCAGGTCGCCCGCAAGCACCAGAAGAGCTCCCGCAAGTGGACCTGCATCGGCATCGGCATCCTGCTCGTCATTATACTTATCATCGTCATCCCCATCGTGCTCACGAACACCAACAagagcagcaacaacaacaaccagCAGTAG
- the LOC125510859 gene encoding uncharacterized protein LOC125510859 has translation MAATTTATSRRAPAVLALALALALLLAAAPSASARGDGNGVYEPCADATVSRGDGFTFGVAFAGRDAFFSGGVQLSPCDSRLNLAGAGPLLALFRPTVDEISLLTVNASGAGDLTSAGGYMVAFAGRKFAARSPPVFVGNSSYTVTGFTLVFEFHKGTLQNLFWKSDGCSSCSGQANFGCVENSCAIKTSSCRGNGGGGQVDCSPGIQLAFSGTDKHEAVLNSWYEVSKLKQYSLFGLFSGLKDSLAGQFSNFF, from the exons ATGGCGGCAACGACGACGGCGACGTCGAGGCGGGCGCCGGCCgtcctcgccctcgccctcgccctcgccctcctCCTCGCGGCGGCGCCCTCGGCCTCCGCCAGGGGCGACGGCAACGGCGTGTACGAGCCGTGCGCGGACGCGACGGTGAGCCGCGGCGACGGGTTCACCTTCGGGGTGGCCTTCGCGGGGCGCGACGCCTTCTTCTCCGGCGGCGTGCAGCTCTCCCCCTGCGACAGCCGCCTCAACCTGGCCGGCGCCGGCCCGCTGCTCGCGCTCTTCCGCCCCACCGTCGACGAGATTTCGCTCCTCACCGTCAACGCCTCCGGCGCCGGCGACCTG ACATCCGCTGGTGGGTACATGGTGGCATTTGCCGGGAGGAAATTCGCGGCAAGGTCGCCGCCCGTGTTCGTCGGCAACAGCTCGTACACAGTCACCGGCTTCACCCTG GTGTTCGAGTTCCACAAGGGCACGCTCCAGAACCTCTTCTGGAAGTCCGACGGCTGCTCGTCGTGCTCCGGGCAGGCCAACTTCGGGTGCGTCGAGAACAGTTGCGCGATCAAGACGTCGAGCTGCAggggcaacggcggcggcgggcagGTGGACTGCAGCCCCGGGATCCAGCTGGCCTTCTCCGGCACGGACAAGCACGAGGCGGTGCTCAACTCGTGGTACGAGGTGTCCAAGCTGAAGCAGTACTCCCTCTTCGGCCTCTTCTCCGGCCTCAAGGACTCCCTGGCCGGCCAGTTCAGCAACTTCTTCTAG